The following DNA comes from Nymphalis io chromosome 20, ilAglIoxx1.1, whole genome shotgun sequence.
aaatataaacacaatataaaaaaaatgtatattatttgtataaatgaatATCCAAAAGTGCTTATCACCGTCAGGGatttacttaaaatgttttcgTTTTCAGAATAAAATAGACCAATTTTGCAGTCTAGCGGATACTTGCATACATGACACAATTCCTATATGCGGCAAAATGGGAGATGAGAAACGAACGTTTTTGGATCTCTGCGACTTATTGGAGTTTGCGTGCGACACTAATCaaagtatgtatatttacaGATTAACATTAAGTAAAAACTACCAGCTTATAAATGACACTTTGCTGGATAAAAGTCTCTCGTCTTGAGCTGTAGTTCGATTCCCTttgatatcatttttatatattgtctttATATACATGTTACTTACCAAGAATTGAGTACCGGTCAAACCAGCTAAATTTCATTGAGAACTAATACGACAACGATACAAAATACAACACACAAATCTATTAACgtgtatatactttttttcagtttttgttCACGTCGAAGACATGGCAGGGTGCCCGAATAGGAGtcgataatttgattttttttattgatattgtaaattaaacgtATTgaacgcaatattttttttctaaatttgaatttatcaatgtgaaagtgtgtttgtaaTGTTGCTTTCTTTTTACACAGTAACGTAGCGACGAATCGACCCGACTTTTTGGAGAGAGATAGTTTATAGGCCGGAGGAAACATACTTGTATGATAAAGAGGGACTTATAGTTTTTGTTGCGAAAAACTGCTCGCGAGCAAAGCCGCTGATaagaactaaatatataattatagtaacttGTATATTTTTGCTATATATGGCTttacaatagtaataaaattataattaaaaagtttctcTTTACGTACAATAAAACAACACAtatgttattatgaaaatatattaaaactcgactgcttcgttggtcagGGCAGACCTCGTGTCGAAACTTCCTTCGCACGTTCAAACGTCGCGTCAATTGTTAGATTTTCTGTTGTGAACTTCTCAGCAGCTCTCTTTTGGAGATTGGCATTGTTTATGCTTTCGTCCCTTAGACGTAAAATCtcagcacgtaaagccgttgcggGTCCTGCGCCTCTTTTTGGTCATATCAGATTTagcgtcccatcggattataagaatgAGGAAAACACTGTGTTCATCTGTATGCGCGGACACACTTTTTTATGTTTCGCGCAGTTGACAAAAATATTGGGTATGGCCACTGTTGCCGAAATCCGTCAGGTGTAACATCATTATACTTAAAGTtgtaatagattaattaaaaaatgagccgagatggccccgtggtaagaacatgtaaaacttaaccgatgatcgtggattcaaacccggacaagcaccattaaattttcatatgcttaatttgtgattataattcatctcgtgctttacggtgaaggaaaatatcgcgaggaaacctgcatgtgtctaatttcactgaagttctgccacatgtgtttttaaccaacccgcattggaggagcgtggtggaatacgctccaagcctttttctcaaaaagagagaggaggccttagcccagcagtggggcatacacaggctgttactaatagatttaatattattagttgaaACAAATTGtgcatgatttttatttttattgagataCAATAAAAGAGACagtagaaaaacaaataaaaagtcaatacatacatacagggCTGGATAAATAGTCACTAAAAGCACAAAccgatttttattaaactttcatAGTATACTGCAGTAATTCCTCTACAAGAAGTATTAAATTATGTCTTTAATCTGCCATGAAGATGTAATGTAtacgaaaaaaataacattttccaAGATAAAACAAAggctttctaaaaataaaagtgcGTACAAAGTCGCAAACAATATCTAGTTAATTATAACGAAGCAAGATCATACACATAGTTACTTTTTTGCGCAAAAAAATAGCTTTACTTAAATATGTGTTTAAGTACCATTACGGTAATGCCTGTCTGACCTGAGATTGCAAAGCGAGATAGACCTATTGCTCGCTGTGTGGGCGTGATAGAGATGGTGGTATCTCGAAGGTTGACCGGTAACAGGTTGGGGCAGGAGTAAGTATAGCGAATGCAGTAAGGTACCAAGACTCGGGTGAATCCTTATACAGTCTACACACGACCCTAAACTATAGTTAatcttaagtttaattataatatcatttcttACTttctaatattgaaatttagttaaattcaactaaaatatactgtatttaaaaatgtgtacATCTGAACAATAGATATTCCTAATATATGTATGATTTAATCCATGCAATAATTACCTATTTGCTCGTTCTaaggataaaatataataagaatcgAAAAAGTCCCAAAGCATTATAATTTGGATTCTAAAAATCTTGAAAACAAACTCCTTTTGTTGCATATTAGTTATAAAGTGAAGCATTCAGTTTAACCGGCCCTTCAGCCCGTGAGAAAGGTACAATTTGAACAAGGCATAATTAGCGGGTGCATTAAATCAGAGCCCGCCCGGCGATTTTGTTGATTAGCCGGGCGAGGTCCAGTTCAGGACAGGTGGATTTTAGGGGTCAAGGACAGAGgtgaaaagtatatttaatataatattttgtttctttcgTATCCAGACTTAAGCAGATTTGagattaatttatacttattaaaataattcctaaTAAACCGAACAGCACTCTTCAAAGTAAGCAGACTGAAATTGGGCCACCTAATGAGAAGACGCCCACCGCCCTATACATATGGGTACtggattaaatattaatttcatgttCATTCAAACCCATTTCATGATCTTAGCTAGTctttagatatacatataagtaccATGTATACTATTTTGGCTAGAAgaccataaaaatattgttttaatttttgaatcggttgaaattatttgaaaattatttaaaaatattgaaaaaatatttttgatatctaactaattaaaaaattactgaTCGATATATATGGATATACATAGGTATAATTAATAGGATTAGTCTATAAATTAACTATTGCCAAGCAAATAAGCTATGCGATTTCACGATACGCAATAcatctttgttttttaaaacttcGTGTATAGTTACTAGACGAAAGACCTGGGTCTGGATTTTGTATCCAGCACCTTGTATACCTCTTCCACCGCAAAGCTACAATACTTagcatttttgtgttccggtttcaaggacacaacaaacacaagggacataacatcttaactcCCAAGActagtaccgtaacagcctgtgaaagtgccactgctgggctaaaggcctcctctcctctttttgattagaaggtttggagcttattccaccacgctgctccaattcgagTTGGTGGTGCTCATTATGAATACTAAGTGGATTACCGTCAAAGAGACAGATTCCTTTAATCGTGTTAATCGAAATGAACTGATATTGAAAACAATTGACAGGGTAGCGCACGACTTGAGTACATGTTTAGTGATGCAAGTATTTTAtcgttaattttgaaaattatcgattcaattttaaattatgaatacacTTTCTAAGATAGAATAGCAATCATCAGTTGGTCACTCACTATTCTATATAGTCACAATATtatgtaaccgtaaccgtaacagcctgtgaatgtcccactgctgggctaaaggccccctctcctctttttgaggagaaggtttggagcttattccaccacgctgctccaattcgagttggtggaatacacatgtggcagaatttcagtgaaattagacacatgcaggtttcctcacgatgttttccttcaccgtaaagcacgagctgaattataatcacaaattaagcacatgaaaattcagtggtgcttggccggctttgaacccacgatcatcggttaagattcactcgttcttaccactgggccatctcggctcaattggcaatttaaggaattattaatatttcttacagctccaATGGCGAATCGATCGAATATTCGAACGAGCTTATTCATCTGGAGATTTAACtacataagttattttattaacaagccTAATTGCATTTACTTCAATTTTTACGACCTTTATAATATATGCGGTTTATAAGCTTTGAATACATGCTATTTACTTCACAGGTTTTTCTactaaatatcttatttattttcgaGAATacaatttgttattgtattttataaattttaaagttattttattgttgttgtattttacaaattgtatgttaatcaaattaaaaaatatataaaaataaactaaaaataattttctcagatagttacattatttaaatttatgatattattttatttgcactcAAATACTTTATACAAAAGAATTACTCTTTAtcgaatacaataatataacgtCAAGTAACATAGCGCCCCGTCAAGCACATcgtaataaaaccttttttcacAACGCCATCTCGATAATATCACCCACCATATTTAGGCCAAAAACAGCCGAAATTTCTTCACCCAAAAGGATTCCCAGTACAGCTTGATAGAGCGACTTGATAAGAATCGGTTAGCCTAATAACCTGCCGGGTCCTTTGTCTATTGTTTACATTGGGGTGCACTACGTGATTTTGTAAGTCACGCCGGCACCTTTGCTTGGACCTCCCTGCTGTTATTGTTAAATACGTCGTCATTGTGACGAGTGGCGCGACAGGGTGCTCCGATAGTTCGTTAGGATGAGATCAGTTGGAAAACGAATTATGCTTAAAGTCGTTATCgtatctattaattaaatagatgGAATATAGAAGTTTGATTAAATGCTACATTTATATCTCGTTAACATTTGAAGACATTCATGAATATTGCATATCATTTAAGTCATTTTTCATTCCTAAATTTCCATTTACATCAGTCTAGgataaaaccatttatttttcAGCTTGATTAATTCTGTTCACTAAAATCTCACACTGTATCAAATAGGGTGCGCATGCGCACGTGGCGCAGTTTAACCTGCGCGTGAGTGGTGCGCTAATGACCTGATGTCACTTGCCCCGCGGCCGCCGCACCGCCCGGACGTCACCAAGACCGCCTTTGATAAAGCCGAAAATTGACAGACATCCAGAGATCGGTCTTTTTTTGATATTACCTTATTGAGAATCAAGATACAGAACTTCCTtcctattttttatagaatcaattaataaaatatttaaggatGGTATCATAACTGGGAACGAACAAATAAATAGGTACTATACTTTTAAAAGATTAAGGACATCAAATATTcagcaaacatttttattattatttttaaagagaaCTATGTGCAGCTACTTAAACAGATGCACAAAAATCACcctaaattaaagaaaaatcagtACTGTAAATATGGTTCATTTATTGAGTTAAATCATTTCCATCAGTTCGTAATCATGTAATTCAaatctttaaaagtaataaaaatctaCTATTTAATTCAAATGCCCATTACAACGTtcgtcataattataatttaaattatcatattcaTATTTCGAACTCTTTATTAGCACGATTTGGTTTAATGATTCACACAATTACATCAACTTCACGGATATccgcttattttattatatttttatttaactgactataaaaagttaagtacctTATTCTGACGCATGTCGTTACtgtttgttttgaaattatttttttcaaaatcgaAATATTGGAGAGGCTGATATAGTCGCTGACAAGATTTTCTATCAATTTAGATAATACTGGCAAGTAACACGCAtgcacaaattaaatatttttttatgttatcgtaacaataaatttaaaaaaatatttattaaattattttttgttgacaattctaactaatattataaatgtgaaagcgagtgagtttatttgtttggttAAATACTTAAcctattatcattaaatttccATATACAATGTCAAAGGTGCAGAAAggaacatatataaattaacactACTCACAAGAGGGCAAAGCcgtgggcggaaactagtaattCAATAGAATACTAGCTAGCTTAGTACGTAAACCATATCGTTTTTAACATAATTCATGGAGCTCGTTACCTATAGACATGCAATGAACTAGTTAGCTACTGTAAGTTTTTAACGCGACAACATTCAAAATGATAATACAATACGTTTCCATCTTTCTTAAAAGTTTACGCAGTcgcttttttattgtttttttttttaaatcattaatcaGGAAACTGTGACTCACGCCTTAACTCGCGTTGATTTAGGCTGTCATCTATGACATTTTTTATAACTGTTTTTAAGATTAAAAGTAGACTATACACAAAATTTcattgcaatattttaatataactagcATTACTGATGTACTGAAACAAGTCATCAACaggaataaaatgtaataataaccaccaatccgcattggagtaacatggtgaaataaactccaaaccccCGCTAAAGGAGCGGTAGCCTTTGTAAGGTGTTACTTTACTTCTTTTTACTGTTTAAGCACTTGTCAAATCAGAACAGGGCAAAAAAGTATTATGtgtttaacaataaaatgatattagtaAGGGTTCATTAGTAGAAATTTCTACCAAATTTGCCTTAACACTAATTCAAGCCCTAAAATAGCAAtatctcaaaaatataaaaaatgatcgaaagaaaaaaaaaatttaaaaaattgtaattttatctcAAAACATgttgtttacaaaaaaacctTGATAGAGGTTGTAGAGAGGTAATActgctattatttgttatttaatatcagagttttacacttatttaaaatatatattctagtcACTATAAAAAGGCTTAACCCTTGTAACATCgtataattagtaaattatattttcgtgATAGGATTAAGAGGGAGGTTTATTCGAgcaatttacttatattttgatgagccgagacggcctagtgagccgagacggcctagtggttagaacgcgtgaatcttaaccgatgatcgtgggttcaaacccaggcaagcaccactaaattttcatgtgctaaattgtgattataattcatctcgtgcttgacggtgaagggttttccttcgtgaggaaacttgcatgtgtctaatttcattgaaattttgccacatgtgtattccaataactcgcattggagcagcgtggtttttttttatagaataggaaggcggacgagcatatgggccacctgatgctatgtggtcaccaaacgcccttagacattggcattgtaagaaatgttaaccatcgcttacatca
Coding sequences within:
- the LOC126776449 gene encoding uncharacterized protein LOC126776449; this encodes MWLNIIIYCILWTINIAPVRCHLPDYASTPSNKIDQFCSLADTCIHDTIPICGKMGDEKRTFLDLCDLLEFACDTNQIFVHVEDMAGCPNRSR